Genomic window (Dyadobacter fanqingshengii):
AAGCTGCGTATTGTTCACTTCAAGTGTGATTTCAACCTTACTTTCGTTGATTAAAATTTCTTTTTTTAGATAACCCACATAAGTTACGATCAGTGTAAACGGCAGTTTCTGACCTGTGACCAGGCTGAATTCTCCATTTGCATCCGTCACGTCACCATTGGTGGTTCCTTTGATGGTTACCGTTGCGCCGATTAATGGTTCGTTACTGCGTGCATCCAACACTTTTCCGTTTACCGTAGCATTAACGGTGGCATCCTGCGCGAATAAATAGAGGGGAAATAGAAATGCTATTGTGAGAATGGTCGACTTTAAATAATTTTTCATGCTTACTGCAATTTGCGATATAATGGTTGTCTGGATTGAATTGGAGTCAGAAATTGAAGCGTAACCTTCTGGTTAAGGCAACATGATTCCAACAACAATGAAGGCCCTTTCTTTGGATAGATGCATTCATAGGGGGTTTGATTAGTTTGGGCACAAATATATAAAAAACATAAACTATATAGAGTTGATAGGATAATAAAAATGCAAAAATAAAACGCAATAGCGCCCGTCAGGCCACCATTGCGTTCCTATAATCTAATTGTCTATTATTTATTCCACCAGAGTGAGGTCGTAATATCGTCGTTGCCTTGCGCTTTTACGGCGTTCTGATAGTTGACAAGATTCACGCTCTGCTCTTTGGGCGGGTAGTACAAACGGAGCGGAACGCCTTCACCGAATAATGGCTGGAATTTATAATCGGTTGTTTGCCCGTTCGCAGTCCTGCGCCAAACCACGTCGCCCGCTTTTACGAGGAATGTTGGATAACCCGTGCGACGAACTTCACTCCAGGCTTCATCACCCTGCGTGTAAAGTGCCAGGTATTTTTGGTTCAAAACATTAGCCTTATCCGCTTTGGGAAGCGCAGCAATGTAAGCCGTAATATCGGCTGGCGCCACGCCCCATTTTTGAAGGGAAGCAGTTACACCATTGATATACGCTTGCTGATCCCAGTTTTTATATTCCGAAATCAGGAAAGAAACCTCCGCATATTCCTGCAAAACCTCGCCATAGCTGGCCGCATTCACCGCCGTGCCCGGAAGGCTCACATCCGTAGCCGTCAGCAAGCCCGCAGCCGCAACGGGTAATCCGTAAGGCTGGCCGACATATTCGCCAGCTGCATTCTTCGTTGCGTAAATCGGCAATCTGGGATCCTGCACTTTCACTGTGCCCAACTCGCCCTTCAGCACATTGATCAGCACGTGTGAAACCGCAAAATCTTTCCGGTTGGCAGTCACGGTGGCGCGGAAGAGCGGGGCTTCGTTCGGCGCCAGGGCCTGGTATTTAAATACCGCATTATCTGCATTCGAAGTAAAAACACCTTTTGCCAAAGCATCTTCAAAATGCGCTTTCGATTCTGCGGGCAGTTTGGTCCTGATGCGCGTGGCAATGCGCAGGCGGAGCGAATTCGCAAATTTGGCCCACAACTCATTTTTGCCTTTATAAATCACATCATAGTTACCGAATGTGGTCGCCGTTTTGTTTTTGATCAAAGTGTCACCGGCCGCTTTCAGCTCGTTCAGAATGTCCTGATAGATCTTCTGCTGACTTGCATATGCCGGGCTCAGGTTCTCCGGGGTCTGCTGCAGAGCCTGAAACTCAGGATCCGAATTACCATAAGATTGGTAAGGAACATTGCCGAAAACATCTGTCAAGCCCTGAAAAACGTAGGCTTTCAAAATACGCGCGATCGCTATCTGGTTTGCATTCGTACCCGCAACGCCCGCTGCTGCCACGTCTTTTTTGGCAGGATCGGTGTTCAGGATAATGATCTCGTTCAGGTTATTCAGCGCCTTGTAAGCATTGCTCCAATAGGTGTCGGAATAAGACCGCGGAATGTCATAACGCGACTGGTCGCTGTAAATGTTCTGACTGTAATATTGCGCAAACAACTGCGATCCGCGCAGGGAGAAATTTTCGTTACGAATGTTATCGATGAGCTGTTTTTCAGCCGACAGCAGGATCGTCGTCGTCGTAGCATTTTCAGGACGGTTCGGATCTTTGTTAATTTCCTCAAAATGGCTGTCGCTGCATGAAGCAAGCAATGTTACCACGCCTATGGCGAGAGAAAAGATACTTTTTTGATATATGGACTTTTTCATGTTCTTCAATTTTGTCTTGATAATTAGCTGGCTCAGAACTTCACATTGACATTCAGACCGTATGTGGCTGGCACCGGAATGCTTCCGCCTTCAAGCCCTTGAATGTTACCGCCGCTGCTTGTGAATTCGGGATCAATGTATTTGCTGGCAGTGTAAATGTTCACCAGATTCCGTCCGTACAAGCCGAAATAAAGCGATTTAACGGCCTTATTGTTCAACGGCAGGTTGTAGCCGAAAGTAATTTCTCTCAGTTTCACAAATGTGGCGTCGAAAATGGTTTGTGGCGTCGGGCCGCTATACTCGCCCCGTGCCCAGGCTTGCGCGGTAATGCGCGTGTCGTTGACCGATGTGTTCGTCACTTCGTAGGTTCCGTCCGCATTGTAAGTCACAGTTCCTTTTACGCCGTCCAGCACCACTCCGGTTTCACGTACATTGTTGGCTGCGGTTTTGTCCAGTACGCCGGAGTACATTCCCACTTTATAAGTTTGCGAGAAGAATTTTCCGCCTACCCGACCGTCCAGCAGGAAGCCCAGGTTGAAGTTTTTGTAAGTAAAGCTGTTTTGGAAACCAAAAAGATATTTTGGCAAAACACTGCCCAGCGGCGTCAGTTGCTGACCGCGCTCGTATGTTCCGTCCGCCTTAATCACTTTCTGGCCATCAGCAGCGTAAATGAAATCGTTGCCCAGGATCTGCCCGTAAGGCTGGCCTTCGCGTGCTACCAATGTTATAAGGCTATTAGCTAACTGAAATGTGTTAACACCCGGCGCCAGCTGGATCACCTTATTACGGTTCCGCGACCAATTCAGGCTCGAATTCCACTCGAAACCATTCTGACGGATCGGCGTGCCGGTTAATGTCACCTCCACACCTTTATTATTGATCTTACCCGCATTAATTACCTTGGAATCATACCCGAAGGCAGAAGAAACCGGAATATTAATGATCTGGTTGCGGCTTACATTGTCATAGTAAGTCACGTCCAGCCCTACCCTGTTTTTGAATGCCTGAATGCTCAGACCCGTTTCCCACGAGCTCGTGATTTCAGGTTTTAAAGCCTGGTTATTGAGCTGGTTTGGCAATTTATACGAAGCCAGTCCGTCAAACGATTGTGTGGCTTCATAAGCGCGTTGCAACTGGTAAGGGTCTGTATCGTTACCCACTTGCGCCCAGCCCAGGCGGACTTTCGCGAAGTCCAGCCAGCCAATGTCTTTCACGCCATTCAGCTCGCTCAGGATCAAACTCGTAGTTAAGGAAGGATATGCAAAAGAATTTTTACCAATCGGCAATGTGGATGACCAGTCGTTACGCAATGTCCCGTCTAAGAAAAGCAAACTTTTCCAGCCCAATGAGAAACTCGCAAAAAGTGAATTGATCTGCTTGCGGTAAGCATTCGAATTGACCAAAACCGAGCTCGCGTTTTTGAGATTGTAATACTCAGGAATGATCAAGCCACCCTGCGTCACCGCATCGCTGATGCGTCGTTTCTGGCTCATAATGTTTCCGCCTGCGTTCACATTTAATGAGATTTCGCCCCAGCTTTTGTTGGCAGAAGCCAGCAACTCGTAATTGAACTCGCTGAAATTATTGATGTATTCCTGGTATTGCGATTGCGTACGTGAATAGACTGCGATGCGGTCCTGATATTGATAATTGTAAACATCCGCATTCACTTTTCCGCTTACTTTCAGCCAGCTGTTCACGTCGTACATCAGACCGACATTTCCGTAAAAACGGTCGCGGTTTTCGTCCAGATAACTTTCGTAAGCAGACCAGTAAGGATTATCGATAAATTTGGCAGCTTCGCCTGCCGGTGTGTTCTGATAGCCGCTGCGGTTCCACAAAATCTGCGTTCCGTCCGCTCTTTTGTAGTTTTTAAGTTTGTCATAATCCACCTGAACCGCGCCCCACTGGAATGCTTCGAGGATAATGTTCCGGTTGGTAGCACCCGTCCACGGACGCCCGGTCGACTGGTTTTTGATATAATTAAAATTGTTGTAAACCTTCAATTTACCCAGTTGCGTGGATCCTGAAAAGTTGATCGAATTCCTTTTCAACGAAGAATTGGGCACCGTTCCTTTTACATTTTTATTGGTGTAAGAAAGGCGGTAAGTCGAGTTGGCATTTCCGCCGCTGACAGACAGGCTGTTTGTATTAGCCACACCCGTTTCAAAGAATGAATGCACATCGTTTTTAGGATAACTCCATGGCTGCGGTTTCAGATATTCCGCTGTGTTCTCGGGATCCAGGTTATACCAATGCAAAACGGGCGTTCCATCCAGTTTCGGGCCCCAGCTCTCATCGACGGCATATTCGGCAATGTTGTAATTGGTCCCGCCGATGTTGGCTTGTTGAAATGTGCCTGAAAAACCGCCGCCGTATAATTTCTGGCGCTTAGGTAAACGCACTACCTGTTCGAATTCAATTCCGGTGTTCAGGGTAATGTTCACTTTGCTGTTTTCCTTGCCTTTTTTGGTCGTGATCAAAATCACCCCGTTGGCCGCCCGGGTTCCGTAAAGCGCAGCCGCAGAAGGTCCTTTCAGCACCGAAATATTCTCGATATCGTCCGGGTTAAGATCCTGGATCATGTTACCCACATCCTTTCCGCCGCTTCCCGCACTCGTTGCCGCGCTGTTCAGGTCCGCGTTGTCGATCGGCGTTCCGTCAATCACGTACAAAGGCTGGTTGTTGCCGGAAATGGAGTTGATCCCACGCAAAAGCACGCGCGACGATCCGCCCATGTTGCCGCCGGAAGTTACAACCTGTAAGCCGGCCACTTTCCCGGAAAGGGCACTAAGTGCATTGGTAGGCCTGGTTTGCAATGCCTCACCTTTCACCTCCTGCACGGCATAACCCAGTGCACGTTTTTCGCGGGAGATTCCCAGGGCAGTGACCACCACTTCGTTCAGGATCTTGGTGTCGGCTTTCAATGCAACGGCAATTTTGTCGCTATTGCCAATGGCCACGTCCTGAGCCAGATAACCAATAAATGACACGACCAGGATGGAAGCATCATCATTTACATTGAGGCTGAAAGAACCGTCCGCATCCGAAAGTGTTCCGGATGAAGTGCCTTTTACGGCCACCGAAGCGCCCGGGAGCGGCGAGCCGTCGTTGGCGTCCGTAATGGTCCCGGTTACAACCCGTCGCTGGGCAATGACAGATCCCGACAGGAGAAATGTCAGATAAATCAAATATAGAAACCGTGTTTTCATGAATTGTATTTTTGTAAGAGTGGTAATATTGAGTTTTGTAAAAATTACATGACACTTTTATCAGTGTTCAATTGGCGATCATTTTCTTTCATAGTTGTTTTGCGATATTTTATTTGGCTAATACTTATTTAAAAGACTGCAAGAGCCTCAGACACTGACAATTCTTCTGCAAACATATTAAAAAGAAATTAAATATTTATTGTCTATCGGAATTATAGGATAATAAATTTATTTGTCTTATTCGTTGATTCCCGAATTACGCATTTAGGAGAGAATAGTGTGTTTCGCATCTTCTGCACGAGCCGGTTATTAATGTTTAGAATTTGCTCTCCAACACATGCTTGCCTAAAAAAGCCGAGAATAACGGACTGGCAGGCAGCGAGCTTGCCGCATTGATCCATGTTGCAAAGCGCAAGTACCGCCGATGGTGCCCTAAGCGTCCGCGGATTTTACATGAGAAAGCGGGATGTTCAGGCTTTCCATTGAATTAGTTTTATCTTCCTGTAATCCGGAAAAAGTGAAACTTTTGATCAAAACGAAATTCACCATGCAGCATACCACCAAAATATCCCTGA
Coding sequences:
- a CDS encoding SusD/RagB family nutrient-binding outer membrane lipoprotein, which codes for MKKSIYQKSIFSLAIGVVTLLASCSDSHFEEINKDPNRPENATTTTILLSAEKQLIDNIRNENFSLRGSQLFAQYYSQNIYSDQSRYDIPRSYSDTYWSNAYKALNNLNEIIILNTDPAKKDVAAAGVAGTNANQIAIARILKAYVFQGLTDVFGNVPYQSYGNSDPEFQALQQTPENLSPAYASQQKIYQDILNELKAAGDTLIKNKTATTFGNYDVIYKGKNELWAKFANSLRLRIATRIRTKLPAESKAHFEDALAKGVFTSNADNAVFKYQALAPNEAPLFRATVTANRKDFAVSHVLINVLKGELGTVKVQDPRLPIYATKNAAGEYVGQPYGLPVAAAGLLTATDVSLPGTAVNAASYGEVLQEYAEVSFLISEYKNWDQQAYINGVTASLQKWGVAPADITAYIAALPKADKANVLNQKYLALYTQGDEAWSEVRRTGYPTFLVKAGDVVWRRTANGQTTDYKFQPLFGEGVPLRLYYPPKEQSVNLVNYQNAVKAQGNDDITTSLWWNK
- a CDS encoding SusC/RagA family TonB-linked outer membrane protein, whose translation is MKTRFLYLIYLTFLLSGSVIAQRRVVTGTITDANDGSPLPGASVAVKGTSSGTLSDADGSFSLNVNDDASILVVSFIGYLAQDVAIGNSDKIAVALKADTKILNEVVVTALGISREKRALGYAVQEVKGEALQTRPTNALSALSGKVAGLQVVTSGGNMGGSSRVLLRGINSISGNNQPLYVIDGTPIDNADLNSAATSAGSGGKDVGNMIQDLNPDDIENISVLKGPSAAALYGTRAANGVILITTKKGKENSKVNITLNTGIEFEQVVRLPKRQKLYGGGFSGTFQQANIGGTNYNIAEYAVDESWGPKLDGTPVLHWYNLDPENTAEYLKPQPWSYPKNDVHSFFETGVANTNSLSVSGGNANSTYRLSYTNKNVKGTVPNSSLKRNSINFSGSTQLGKLKVYNNFNYIKNQSTGRPWTGATNRNIILEAFQWGAVQVDYDKLKNYKRADGTQILWNRSGYQNTPAGEAAKFIDNPYWSAYESYLDENRDRFYGNVGLMYDVNSWLKVSGKVNADVYNYQYQDRIAVYSRTQSQYQEYINNFSEFNYELLASANKSWGEISLNVNAGGNIMSQKRRISDAVTQGGLIIPEYYNLKNASSVLVNSNAYRKQINSLFASFSLGWKSLLFLDGTLRNDWSSTLPIGKNSFAYPSLTTSLILSELNGVKDIGWLDFAKVRLGWAQVGNDTDPYQLQRAYEATQSFDGLASYKLPNQLNNQALKPEITSSWETGLSIQAFKNRVGLDVTYYDNVSRNQIINIPVSSAFGYDSKVINAGKINNKGVEVTLTGTPIRQNGFEWNSSLNWSRNRNKVIQLAPGVNTFQLANSLITLVAREGQPYGQILGNDFIYAADGQKVIKADGTYERGQQLTPLGSVLPKYLFGFQNSFTYKNFNLGFLLDGRVGGKFFSQTYKVGMYSGVLDKTAANNVRETGVVLDGVKGTVTYNADGTYEVTNTSVNDTRITAQAWARGEYSGPTPQTIFDATFVKLREITFGYNLPLNNKAVKSLYFGLYGRNLVNIYTASKYIDPEFTSSGGNIQGLEGGSIPVPATYGLNVNVKF